The Deltaproteobacteria bacterium genome window below encodes:
- a CDS encoding radical SAM protein: MKHLAFEQGPIRPPSEARSLLLRVTRNCNWNQCLFCTTYRARGKFERRTVDEVKADIDTVAEIVNQAKALSWKMGHSGQVTGEVAQHFFDQPGLDYSALSVVAWLYYGTQAVFLQDANSLMLKADDLAAMLDYLNEKIPGISRITTYARSQTAARTDLEDLKKMRKAGLSRVHIGLESGYDPLLKLMKKGVKAEGHITGGQKIIEAGMELSEYYMPGLGGRAMWKEHAVETARVLNAINPHFIRLRTLHVRETLPLYQLIEAGEFELRTPSETVEEIRLLVENLEGINSYLVSDHIGNMLQDVEGRLPQDKERILTAIDRYLDLDEEECLNYQVGRVMGLYNGVLDMTRPALFQQVDETVSRLKKKWNGGVQDVLTELHDHLMR; this comes from the coding sequence ATGAAACATCTCGCCTTTGAACAGGGTCCCATTCGCCCGCCAAGTGAAGCGCGAAGTCTTCTCCTGAGAGTCACCCGCAACTGCAACTGGAACCAGTGCCTGTTTTGCACGACTTACAGGGCCAGGGGTAAATTCGAGCGCAGAACCGTGGACGAGGTCAAGGCTGATATTGACACCGTGGCTGAAATCGTCAATCAAGCCAAGGCGCTGTCATGGAAGATGGGCCACTCCGGCCAGGTAACCGGCGAGGTGGCGCAACATTTCTTTGACCAGCCGGGCCTGGACTACAGTGCCCTCTCCGTGGTGGCCTGGCTCTACTACGGCACCCAGGCCGTCTTTTTACAGGACGCCAACAGCCTCATGTTAAAGGCCGACGACCTGGCAGCCATGCTCGACTACCTCAACGAGAAGATTCCCGGCATCAGCCGTATCACCACCTACGCCCGATCCCAGACCGCGGCCCGCACAGACCTGGAAGACCTGAAAAAGATGAGAAAAGCCGGTTTGAGCCGCGTGCATATCGGCCTTGAAAGCGGGTACGACCCCCTGCTCAAGCTCATGAAAAAGGGAGTCAAGGCTGAAGGCCACATCACAGGCGGCCAAAAGATCATCGAGGCGGGCATGGAACTGTCTGAATACTATATGCCGGGCCTGGGCGGCCGGGCCATGTGGAAGGAGCACGCCGTTGAAACGGCTCGCGTCCTGAACGCCATCAACCCCCATTTTATCCGGCTGCGCACGCTCCACGTCCGAGAAACGCTCCCGCTTTATCAGCTCATCGAAGCCGGTGAGTTTGAACTCCGGACCCCCAGCGAAACCGTGGAAGAAATCCGGCTCCTTGTCGAAAATTTAGAAGGAATCAACAGTTACCTGGTCAGCGACCATATCGGCAACATGCTCCAGGACGTGGAAGGACGGCTACCTCAGGATAAAGAACGCATCCTGACCGCGATTGACCGCTACCTCGACCTTGATGAAGAAGAATGCCTGAACTATCAGGTCGGGCGGGTCATGGGCCTTTACAACGGGGTCCTGGATATGACCCGACCGGCGCTCTTTCAGCAGGTTGACGAGACGGTAAGCAGACTCAAGAAAAAATGGAACGGCGGGGTCCAAGACGTCCTGACCGAACTCCACGATCACTTGATGCGCTGA
- a CDS encoding DUF1178 family protein: MIAYDLKCDQGHTFEGWFENAQAYEQQKEKGLISCPACGSTEVSRAPSAFGIARHREPSQAPERQSSPEQALSQFIEKNFENVGADFAKEALKIHYQVAESRSIRGVSTEQEEEMLRQEGVPFMKFPVLSKSDPDDDE; this comes from the coding sequence ATGATTGCTTATGACTTGAAATGCGACCAGGGCCACACCTTTGAAGGCTGGTTTGAAAACGCTCAGGCCTATGAGCAGCAAAAGGAAAAAGGCCTGATTTCCTGTCCGGCTTGCGGTTCGACTGAAGTGAGCCGCGCGCCTTCCGCCTTTGGCATCGCGCGTCACCGCGAACCGAGTCAGGCGCCAGAACGCCAATCTTCTCCTGAGCAGGCCTTGTCACAATTCATTGAAAAAAACTTTGAAAATGTCGGGGCTGACTTTGCCAAAGAGGCCTTGAAGATCCATTACCAGGTGGCTGAAAGCCGGAGCATCCGCGGCGTGAGCACCGAACAGGAGGAGGAGATGCTGCGCCAGGAGGGGGTGCCGTTCATGAAGTTTCCGGTCTTATCAAAATCAGACCCGGATGATGATGAATAA
- a CDS encoding tetratricopeptide repeat protein: protein MKKSSVVIAVMVAFAIGFVAGLIWAAYKGPPPGLGPEQRTAARPAQALSEALQSRLAKLEQRVQADPANFETLVEAGNFCFDHDLYDQAARYYQMALKIRPDDPNVLTDLAIVFRRTGHPKKAVSLLGQARKADPLHQNSALNLGIVLLHDLNDKKAALKAWEDYLALNPQGEQATMIRRVVNQLREEL, encoded by the coding sequence ATGAAGAAGTCCAGCGTTGTCATAGCGGTCATGGTGGCCTTTGCCATAGGTTTTGTGGCCGGGCTGATCTGGGCGGCCTATAAGGGGCCGCCCCCGGGACTCGGCCCGGAACAGAGGACAGCCGCCAGACCGGCTCAGGCCCTTTCTGAAGCGCTTCAATCCAGACTGGCTAAACTTGAGCAGCGCGTCCAGGCCGACCCTGCCAATTTCGAAACCCTGGTTGAGGCCGGGAATTTCTGTTTTGATCACGATCTTTACGATCAAGCGGCCAGATACTATCAGATGGCTCTTAAAATCAGACCCGACGACCCCAACGTCCTGACAGACCTGGCCATTGTCTTTCGCCGCACCGGCCACCCTAAGAAAGCGGTGTCGCTTCTGGGCCAGGCCAGAAAGGCCGATCCTTTGCACCAGAATTCAGCCTTAAACCTCGGTATCGTTTTACTGCACGACCTCAATGATAAAAAAGCGGCCCTCAAGGCCTGGGAGGATTACCTGGCCCTCAACCCGCAGGGTGAACAGGCAACTATGATTCGGCGCGTGGTGAATCAGCTCCGGGAGGAGCTTTAA